In Streptomyces nodosus, one DNA window encodes the following:
- a CDS encoding YbjN domain-containing protein, with the protein MSIDPSSIPNFGGQPEQQPPAGPVVPDQDLVKQLLDQMELKHLVDEEGDLVAPWEQFRTYFMFRGEGDQQVFSVRTFYDRPHKIDEKPQLLESIDDWNRRTLWPKVYSHTHDDGTVRLIGEAQMLIGTGVSLEHFVSSTVSWVRAAIEFDRWLVEQLGLAEDVDDADADKPEDDEE; encoded by the coding sequence GTGAGCATCGACCCGTCCTCGATTCCGAATTTCGGGGGCCAGCCCGAGCAGCAGCCGCCGGCAGGCCCTGTGGTTCCGGATCAGGACCTCGTGAAGCAGCTCCTGGACCAGATGGAGCTCAAGCACCTCGTCGACGAAGAGGGTGACCTCGTCGCGCCGTGGGAGCAGTTCCGTACGTACTTCATGTTCCGCGGCGAGGGCGACCAGCAGGTCTTCTCGGTGCGGACGTTCTACGACCGGCCGCACAAGATCGACGAGAAGCCGCAGCTGCTGGAGTCCATCGACGACTGGAACCGGCGCACGCTGTGGCCCAAGGTGTACAGCCACACGCACGACGACGGCACCGTCCGCCTCATCGGTGAGGCGCAGATGCTGATCGGCACGGGCGTCAGCCTGGAGCACTTCGTCTCGTCGACCGTCAGCTGGGTGCGGGCCGCCATCGAGTTCGACCGGTGGCTCGTCGAGCAGCTCGGCCTCGCGGAGGACGTCGACGACGCGGACGCGGACAAGCCCGAGGACGACGAAGAGTAG
- a CDS encoding alpha/beta hydrolase, translated as MDLETLKSVAPSGYADAADGYRAVSDMADAAKDRVDRQIAASLRKAEKGEAADAALKQLRRLSENFHYTQVECGLISGALNGFSSEITAPRRRLLEALDDAKALSYSVDADGGVGYPAGGENEATGGELPGGTVQGNTGRYTPGLGPDASGLHSPNPHRAKAQDIADRIAHAVQEATETDVRYSRALARLRAAPGLRVGIGTWADVASDVQAVSSAASRYLQDHIPLDKTPADRKQWWDGLSAEQRDEYKRAFPELIGNLDGIPSAIRDEVNRENLDILIGKLSGEDDTRAKAQLDALQSIRQQLQENAAKQLVDPKEPPMYLLGIGDEGLGRAIVSFGNPDTSKNVSAYVPGLGTALDTDFARNDVKRAYDTAVDARDKDPSSASIVWLGYDAPQLSASLAPAALLSDTDVMSAHDAEKGAPAYNSFMGGLAATNDTEDPHLVAIGHSYGSRLVGAAAQQPGGIPGADDIILLGSPGVGVDKADDLGVGKDHVFVGAAENDPVSHLPSRKEAVAGTVGFLGGGPVGAYFFGDLADQGDDDVWFGKDPASEAFGARRFKVLDGPMAVIAGQGPTPAHSNYFNPARDKDPVSAANIAAIVAGRSDLVTWDEHR; from the coding sequence ATGGACCTCGAGACGCTCAAGTCCGTCGCCCCGTCCGGGTACGCGGACGCAGCCGACGGGTATCGCGCGGTGAGCGACATGGCCGACGCGGCCAAGGACCGCGTCGACCGGCAGATCGCCGCGTCCCTGCGGAAGGCCGAGAAGGGCGAGGCGGCCGACGCGGCGCTGAAGCAACTGCGCAGGCTGTCGGAGAACTTCCACTACACCCAGGTCGAGTGCGGCTTGATCAGCGGAGCGCTCAACGGTTTCTCGTCCGAGATCACCGCCCCGAGACGCCGCCTGCTGGAGGCACTGGACGACGCGAAGGCGTTGTCGTACAGCGTGGACGCGGACGGCGGTGTCGGGTACCCCGCCGGCGGCGAGAACGAGGCGACCGGTGGCGAGCTCCCCGGGGGGACCGTCCAGGGCAACACGGGCCGGTACACCCCCGGACTCGGCCCCGACGCCTCCGGGCTGCACAGCCCCAACCCGCACCGCGCGAAGGCCCAGGACATCGCCGACCGCATCGCCCACGCCGTGCAGGAGGCCACAGAGACCGACGTCCGGTACAGCAGAGCGCTGGCGCGACTCCGGGCGGCCCCGGGGCTCAGAGTCGGCATCGGTACCTGGGCCGACGTGGCGTCCGACGTCCAAGCCGTCAGCTCGGCCGCCAGCAGGTATCTCCAGGACCACATCCCCCTGGACAAGACACCCGCCGACCGCAAGCAGTGGTGGGACGGCCTCAGCGCGGAGCAGCGCGACGAGTACAAGCGCGCGTTCCCGGAGCTCATCGGCAACCTGGACGGCATCCCCTCCGCGATCCGCGACGAGGTCAACCGCGAGAACCTGGACATTCTGATCGGCAAGCTCTCGGGTGAAGACGACACCAGGGCCAAGGCGCAGTTGGACGCTCTCCAGAGCATCCGACAGCAGCTGCAGGAAAATGCCGCAAAGCAACTGGTGGACCCGAAAGAGCCGCCCATGTATCTGCTGGGGATCGGCGACGAAGGGCTCGGTCGGGCCATCGTCTCTTTTGGGAACCCTGACACATCGAAGAACGTGTCGGCATATGTTCCGGGTCTCGGTACTGCCCTGGACACGGATTTCGCCAGGAACGATGTGAAGCGCGCCTATGACACTGCGGTCGACGCCCGGGACAAGGATCCGTCCAGCGCGTCCATCGTGTGGCTGGGCTACGACGCACCACAGCTCTCCGCTTCCCTGGCCCCCGCTGCATTGTTGTCCGACACCGATGTGATGTCGGCACATGACGCGGAGAAGGGCGCGCCGGCGTACAACTCGTTCATGGGCGGGCTCGCCGCCACGAACGACACCGAGGACCCGCACCTGGTCGCGATCGGGCACTCCTACGGCTCCCGTCTGGTGGGGGCGGCGGCACAACAGCCAGGAGGCATCCCCGGGGCCGATGACATCATCCTTCTCGGGAGCCCCGGCGTCGGCGTCGACAAGGCGGATGACCTGGGGGTCGGCAAGGACCACGTGTTTGTCGGCGCGGCTGAGAACGACCCTGTCAGCCACCTGCCGTCGAGGAAGGAAGCCGTGGCCGGCACCGTCGGCTTCCTGGGCGGCGGTCCGGTCGGGGCGTACTTCTTCGGGGACCTCGCGGATCAAGGCGATGACGACGTCTGGTTCGGCAAGGACCCGGCCAGCGAGGCGTTCGGTGCCAGACGATTCAAGGTGCTCGACGGCCCGATGGCGGTGATCGCCGGGCAGGGGCCTACTCCGGCACATTCCAATTATTTCAATCCGGCCAGGGACAAGGATCCTGTGTCCGCCGCAAATATCGCGGCCATCGTCGCGGGCCGTTCCGACCTCGTGACCTGGGATGAGCATCGATGA
- a CDS encoding pyridoxal phosphate-dependent aminotransferase: MAAMTFSARPLLNRRLAEFGTTIFAEMSALAVSTGSLNLGQGFPDADGPEEIREAAVRALRDGRGNQYPPGPGVPELRTAIAAHQQRRYGLSHDPDTEVLVTAGATEAIAAALLALVEPGDEVIALEPYYDSYAACIAMAGGRRVPVTLRPHEGAFRLDLDELRDAVTERTRLLLINTPHNPTGTVLTREELRAIAELAVERDLLVVTDEVYEHLVFDDAEHVPLATFPGMRERTVTIGSAGKTFSFTGWKVGWVTAAPELLTAVRSAKQFLTYVASGPFQYAVAEALRLPDSYFEDFRADMRAKRDLLATGLTEAGFEVFRPAGTYFVTTDIRPLGESDGFAFCRALPERAGVVAIPNAVFYDHREAGAPFVRFAFCKRTEILEEATHRLKSLTN; this comes from the coding sequence ATGGCGGCCATGACCTTCAGCGCGCGCCCCCTCCTCAACCGCCGGCTCGCCGAGTTCGGGACGACGATCTTCGCCGAGATGTCGGCCCTCGCCGTCAGCACCGGGTCTCTCAATCTCGGGCAGGGTTTCCCCGACGCCGACGGCCCCGAGGAGATCCGCGAGGCCGCGGTACGGGCTCTGCGCGACGGGCGGGGCAACCAGTACCCGCCGGGTCCCGGCGTCCCCGAGCTGCGCACCGCGATCGCCGCGCACCAGCAGCGGCGGTACGGCCTGTCCCACGACCCCGACACCGAGGTGCTGGTCACGGCGGGCGCCACCGAGGCGATCGCGGCGGCACTGCTGGCACTCGTGGAGCCCGGCGACGAGGTGATCGCCCTGGAGCCGTACTACGACTCCTACGCCGCCTGCATCGCCATGGCGGGCGGCCGTCGGGTACCGGTGACGCTGCGGCCGCACGAGGGTGCCTTCCGGCTCGACCTCGACGAGCTGCGCGACGCCGTCACCGAGCGCACCCGGCTGCTGCTGATCAACACCCCGCACAACCCGACCGGCACCGTGCTCACCCGCGAGGAACTGCGGGCGATCGCCGAACTGGCCGTGGAGCGGGACCTGCTCGTCGTCACGGACGAGGTCTACGAACACCTGGTCTTCGACGACGCCGAGCATGTGCCGCTCGCGACCTTCCCGGGCATGCGCGAGCGGACGGTCACCATCGGCTCGGCCGGCAAGACCTTCTCGTTCACCGGCTGGAAGGTCGGCTGGGTGACGGCGGCGCCGGAGCTGCTCACGGCGGTGCGCTCGGCCAAGCAGTTCCTGACCTATGTGGCGTCCGGGCCCTTCCAGTACGCCGTCGCCGAGGCGCTCCGCCTGCCGGACTCGTACTTCGAGGACTTCCGCGCGGACATGCGGGCCAAGCGGGATCTGCTGGCGACCGGGCTCACGGAGGCGGGCTTCGAGGTGTTCCGCCCGGCGGGCACCTACTTCGTCACCACCGACATCCGCCCCCTCGGCGAGAGCGACGGCTTCGCCTTCTGCCGCGCCCTGCCGGAGCGCGCGGGCGTCGTCGCCATCCCGAACGCGGTCTTCTACGACCACCGCGAGGCCGGCGCCCCCTTCGTCCGCTTCGCCTTCTGCAAGCGCACCGAGATCCTCGAAGAGGCCACCCACCGCCTGAAATCCCTGACGAACTGA
- a CDS encoding DUF2617 family protein: protein MLTTLNTSYTDTRAADLAWTLGREPLPALATLDLELAGAQLQLRLLGASHQVLLEEEQGRCSETVACIAGSSAPLPVGVAERVGDWEYEFAAHVEVLSPRSFAGRAQELLALVSDHPHGLAGVFPGSPHAFTAMLARRHEGQVHWRTWHAYPQDGQLVATRTRVGVRMPSAQLSPSGV, encoded by the coding sequence ATGCTCACGACCCTGAACACCTCGTACACCGACACGCGTGCGGCCGACCTCGCCTGGACCCTGGGGCGCGAGCCGCTGCCCGCGCTTGCCACGCTCGATCTGGAACTGGCCGGTGCTCAGCTCCAGTTGAGACTCCTCGGCGCGTCCCACCAGGTACTGCTGGAGGAGGAGCAGGGCAGATGTTCGGAGACGGTGGCGTGCATCGCGGGCTCCAGCGCCCCCCTGCCGGTGGGCGTCGCCGAGCGGGTGGGGGACTGGGAGTACGAGTTCGCCGCCCATGTCGAGGTGCTGTCCCCCCGTTCCTTCGCGGGCCGCGCCCAGGAGTTGCTGGCCCTGGTCTCCGACCATCCCCACGGGCTGGCCGGCGTCTTCCCCGGCAGCCCGCACGCCTTCACCGCGATGCTGGCCCGGCGCCACGAGGGCCAGGTCCACTGGCGCACCTGGCACGCCTATCCGCAGGACGGCCAGTTGGTGGCGACCCGCACCCGGGTCGGCGTCAGGATGCCGTCCGCACAGTTGAGCCCGTCCGGTGTATGA
- a CDS encoding polyamine aminopropyltransferase, producing MIEPHAPAPTGPPRTRGEAGRSQARLPVRPTTGRFLVLAGVFVCAACGLVYELELVALASYLIGDSVTQASVVLSVMVFAMGIGSLAAKRLRCRAAAGFGAVEAALALVGGCSAMALYAVFAWTGDWGGVRSGGPRCLLVGFSLAIGLLIGAEVPLLMELIQRIRRQDAGGAVADLFAADYVGALVGGLAFPFLLLPQLGQLTGALLTGAVNSVAGGALVLGLFRRDLSRRGRRLLLIANLAVLGVLAAAAVLVDDFERAARQAVYGGQVRVALRTGVQEVVLTGGGPGHPVALFLDGRPRPAGRDGSRFREALVRPAMSGGPHARVLVLGGGDGLATREVLRLPGVERVEVVDPDAALVRLARRDPALSALNGRAFADPRVQVRTDDVFRRLRQTHQAYDVVIADLPDPTLTASTKLYSQEFYGLARRTLAPGGRLVVHTGPVTSRPRVLWTVEATLRAAGLDPVPYRVAGRAPGSARRPGGSAETSGAARDWGFVLAARDRPALTLDPHGPRPRTLTPQSLRADARAAARTRVRGLKPSTLVHPRYPD from the coding sequence GTGATCGAACCGCACGCGCCCGCACCGACCGGCCCGCCCCGCACCCGGGGCGAGGCCGGCCGGAGTCAGGCGCGGCTGCCCGTGCGCCCCACGACCGGACGGTTCCTCGTCCTCGCCGGGGTGTTCGTCTGCGCGGCCTGCGGCCTGGTGTACGAGCTCGAACTGGTCGCCCTGGCCTCGTATCTGATCGGCGACTCCGTCACCCAGGCCTCGGTCGTGCTGTCCGTGATGGTCTTCGCGATGGGCATCGGCTCGCTCGCCGCGAAGCGGTTGCGCTGCCGGGCCGCGGCCGGCTTCGGCGCGGTGGAGGCGGCGCTCGCCCTGGTCGGCGGCTGCAGTGCGATGGCGCTGTACGCGGTCTTCGCCTGGACCGGCGACTGGGGCGGTGTCCGGTCCGGGGGCCCGCGCTGTCTGCTGGTGGGCTTCTCGCTGGCGATCGGCCTGCTCATCGGCGCCGAGGTGCCGCTGTTGATGGAGCTGATCCAGCGCATCCGCCGCCAGGACGCGGGCGGCGCGGTCGCCGATCTGTTCGCGGCGGACTATGTGGGCGCGCTGGTCGGCGGGCTCGCCTTCCCTTTTCTGCTGCTGCCCCAGCTCGGCCAGCTCACCGGCGCCCTGCTCACCGGCGCGGTCAACTCGGTCGCGGGCGGCGCGCTGGTGCTCGGACTGTTCCGGCGGGATCTGTCCCGCCGCGGCCGGCGGCTGCTTCTGATCGCCAACCTCGCGGTGCTGGGCGTGCTCGCCGCGGCGGCCGTCCTGGTCGACGACTTCGAGCGGGCGGCCCGCCAGGCGGTCTACGGCGGACAGGTACGGGTCGCGCTGCGCACCGGGGTCCAGGAGGTGGTGCTGACCGGCGGGGGCCCCGGGCATCCCGTCGCCCTCTTTCTCGACGGGCGGCCGCGGCCGGCCGGCCGGGACGGGAGCCGTTTCCGGGAGGCGCTGGTGCGCCCCGCGATGAGTGGCGGCCCGCATGCGCGGGTGCTGGTCCTCGGCGGCGGCGACGGCCTGGCCACCCGCGAGGTGCTGCGGCTGCCCGGGGTGGAGCGGGTCGAGGTGGTCGACCCCGATGCCGCCCTGGTCCGGCTGGCGCGCCGCGATCCGGCCCTGTCCGCGCTGAACGGCCGTGCCTTCGCCGATCCGCGCGTCCAGGTGCGCACCGACGATGTGTTCCGCCGGCTCAGACAGACGCACCAGGCGTACGACGTGGTGATCGCGGACCTTCCCGACCCGACCCTCACCGCGAGTACGAAGCTGTACTCGCAGGAGTTCTACGGGCTGGCCCGTCGCACGCTGGCCCCCGGAGGCCGACTGGTGGTGCACACGGGCCCGGTGACCTCGCGCCCCCGCGTCCTCTGGACGGTTGAGGCGACGCTGCGCGCGGCGGGCCTGGACCCGGTCCCCTATCGCGTCGCCGGGCGGGCCCCCGGTTCCGCGCGGCGCCCCGGCGGCTCGGCGGAAACGTCCGGGGCTGCGCGGGACTGGGGGTTCGTGCTCGCCGCCCGTGACCGTCCCGCCCTGACCCTGGACCCGCACGGACCGCGTCCGCGCACCCTGACCCCGCAGTCGCTGCGGGCGGACGCGCGGGCGGCGGCGCGCACCCGGGTGCGGGGTCTGAAGCCGTCGACACTGGTGCACCCGCGGTACCCGGACTGA
- a CDS encoding SRPBCC family protein yields MEHEVFVPVSAERLREALADPARVARAIQGLHQEAGAERVTGRLRMRIAGHTITYRGSLRVTGRADGSYAMEAEGTEARGTGTAKLSLLVRLLPAEGGVTLAFTGTAVADGRIAELPGDAVASAGARLLGRFAEDLGAEALTDPGAGDTTAPTGVEETAPRAAAASAEAGGESADTPSAGAPGGQPEGAVPPGADGERAAETPAAESGDASREASGGDFGEPHDASEEPPAAPSVFDTEIPPSSLDPFADEGDEGDEGDEGDEGDEGEEEYGSDHDGDHTGGLTPDGFDGRGRPAPVPSAFDGGDPQAEAAHARRTMIGRSAEEVDHAPPRGRYAPVPAPETVTATATLRWAAPAAALVLASAIVAGRLLRRRR; encoded by the coding sequence ATGGAGCATGAGGTGTTCGTTCCGGTTTCTGCCGAGCGGCTCAGGGAGGCGCTCGCCGATCCCGCCCGGGTGGCCCGCGCGATCCAGGGACTCCACCAGGAGGCGGGGGCGGAGCGCGTCACCGGCCGTCTGCGGATGCGCATCGCCGGCCACACGATCACCTACCGGGGTTCACTGCGGGTGACGGGCCGGGCCGACGGCTCCTATGCGATGGAGGCCGAGGGCACGGAGGCCCGCGGCACCGGCACCGCGAAGCTCTCCCTCCTTGTGCGCCTGCTCCCGGCCGAGGGCGGCGTCACGCTCGCCTTCACGGGCACGGCCGTCGCCGACGGCCGGATCGCGGAACTGCCCGGGGACGCGGTGGCCTCGGCGGGGGCACGACTGCTGGGACGCTTCGCGGAGGACCTGGGCGCCGAGGCGCTGACGGATCCGGGAGCCGGGGACACGACGGCACCGACGGGCGTGGAGGAGACGGCTCCGCGTGCCGCTGCGGCGTCGGCGGAGGCCGGGGGCGAGTCCGCTGACACCCCGTCGGCGGGGGCGCCCGGCGGGCAGCCGGAGGGCGCGGTGCCGCCTGGTGCCGACGGTGAGCGGGCGGCGGAGACGCCCGCCGCGGAGTCGGGGGACGCGTCGCGGGAGGCGTCCGGCGGGGACTTCGGGGAACCCCACGATGCCTCCGAGGAACCTCCGGCCGCACCGTCCGTCTTCGACACCGAGATCCCTCCGTCGTCCCTCGACCCGTTCGCCGATGAGGGCGATGAGGGCGATGAGGGCGATGAGGGCGATGAGGGCGACGAGGGCGAGGAGGAGTACGGGAGCGACCATGACGGCGACCACACCGGCGGCCTCACCCCCGACGGCTTCGACGGTCGCGGGAGGCCCGCCCCGGTCCCCTCGGCGTTCGACGGCGGGGACCCTCAGGCCGAGGCGGCACACGCCCGGCGCACGATGATCGGCCGGAGCGCCGAGGAGGTCGACCACGCACCCCCGCGCGGCCGCTACGCCCCCGTCCCCGCCCCGGAGACGGTGACGGCCACCGCGACTCTGCGCTGGGCGGCCCCGGCGGCGGCCCTGGTCCTCGCGTCCGCGATCGTGGCGGGCCGGCTGCTGCGCCGCCGTCGCTGA
- a CDS encoding aldose epimerase family protein translates to MSNDEITLAAGDAEVVLAPANGGRVRSLRVGGAELLRQGERFGCFPMVPWCGRLRDGMFRDGGAVHRMPLNAPPHAIHGTVRDGAWRVARAGGDEAVLTCDLGAPWPWAGRVTQLAALTGDSLTLTMSVETYDSSFPAQIGWHPWFNRTLGGEEVRVDFSPAWQEERGDDHLPTGNRIDPKPGPWDDCFGMPGGVDVTLTWPEQLELRVTSREEWVVVYDEQREAVCVEPQTGPPDGLNTLPRLVTPIEPLEATMTWSWRGR, encoded by the coding sequence GTGAGTAACGACGAGATCACGTTGGCCGCGGGAGACGCGGAAGTCGTGCTGGCACCGGCGAACGGCGGGCGGGTGCGCAGTCTGCGCGTCGGCGGTGCGGAACTGCTGCGGCAGGGCGAGCGGTTCGGGTGCTTCCCCATGGTCCCCTGGTGCGGGCGGCTCCGGGACGGCATGTTCCGGGACGGCGGTGCGGTCCACCGGATGCCTCTCAACGCCCCTCCGCACGCCATTCACGGCACCGTACGGGACGGCGCCTGGCGGGTGGCCCGCGCCGGTGGCGACGAGGCCGTCCTCACCTGTGACCTGGGCGCCCCCTGGCCCTGGGCCGGCCGGGTCACCCAGCTCGCCGCGCTCACCGGGGACTCCCTGACGCTCACCATGTCGGTGGAGACGTACGACTCCTCGTTCCCGGCCCAGATCGGCTGGCACCCCTGGTTCAACCGCACCCTCGGCGGCGAGGAGGTGCGCGTCGACTTCAGCCCCGCCTGGCAGGAGGAGCGCGGCGACGACCATCTGCCCACCGGGAACCGCATCGACCCGAAGCCCGGCCCCTGGGACGACTGCTTCGGCATGCCCGGCGGCGTCGACGTCACCCTCACCTGGCCCGAGCAGCTGGAACTGAGGGTCACCAGCCGGGAGGAGTGGGTCGTCGTCTACGACGAGCAGCGGGAGGCGGTGTGCGTGGAGCCGCAGACCGGTCCGCCGGACGGTCTCAACACCCTTCCGCGCCTGGTCACCCCCATCGAGCCGCTGGAGGCCACGATGACCTGGAGCTGGCGCGGCCGGTGA
- the pyrE gene encoding orotate phosphoribosyltransferase, with protein MSDVYAATPSGARDALLQQIKDKAVVHGTVTLSSGLEADYYIDLRRITLDGEAAPLVGQVLLDLTADLDFDAVGGLTMGADPVAAAMLHAAAARGKKLDAFVVRKAAKAHGLQRRVEGPEIKGRRVLVVEDTSTTGGSPLTAVEAVREAGAEVVAVATIVDRDTGAAEKIQEGAGVPYRFGYAKDELGLD; from the coding sequence ATGAGTGACGTCTACGCAGCAACGCCGTCCGGTGCCCGCGACGCCCTGCTCCAGCAGATCAAGGACAAGGCCGTGGTGCACGGCACGGTGACCCTCTCCTCGGGTCTGGAGGCCGACTACTACATCGACCTGCGCCGGATCACCCTCGACGGAGAGGCCGCCCCGCTGGTCGGCCAGGTGCTGCTGGACCTCACCGCCGACCTGGACTTCGACGCGGTCGGCGGGCTCACCATGGGGGCGGACCCGGTCGCGGCCGCCATGCTGCACGCGGCCGCCGCGCGCGGCAAGAAGCTGGACGCGTTCGTGGTCCGCAAGGCCGCCAAGGCGCACGGTCTGCAGCGGCGCGTGGAGGGCCCGGAGATCAAGGGCCGCAGGGTCCTGGTCGTCGAGGACACCTCCACCACCGGAGGCTCCCCGCTCACGGCGGTGGAGGCGGTGCGCGAGGCCGGGGCCGAGGTGGTCGCGGTGGCCACGATCGTCGACCGGGACACGGGCGCGGCCGAGAAGATCCAGGAGGGCGCCGGGGTGCCCTATCGCTTCGGCTACGCGAAGGACGAACTGGGCCTGGACTGA
- the fbaA gene encoding class II fructose-bisphosphate aldolase, with the protein MPIATPEVYNEMLDRAKAGKFAYPAINVTSTQTLHAALRGFAEAESDGIVQISTGGAEFLGGQYDKDMVTGAVALAEFAHIVAEKYPVNIALHTDHCPKDKLDGYVRPLLSISEERVSRGENPLFQSHMWDGSAETLADNLKIAQELLERTRAARIILEVEITPTGGEEDGVSHEINDSLYTTPEDAIRTAEALGLGDKGRYLLAASFGNVHGVYKPGNVVLRPELLKDLNEGVAAKFGRPAGSQPFDFVFHGGSGSTEQEILTALENGVVKMNIDTDTQYAFTRPVADHMFRNYDGVLKVDGEVGSKKTYDPRTWGKLAETSMAKRVIEACGNLRSSGTKIK; encoded by the coding sequence ATGCCCATCGCAACCCCCGAGGTCTACAACGAGATGCTCGACCGGGCGAAGGCAGGCAAGTTCGCCTACCCGGCCATCAACGTGACATCGACCCAGACCCTGCACGCCGCGCTGCGCGGCTTCGCGGAGGCCGAGAGCGACGGCATCGTCCAGATCTCGACGGGTGGCGCCGAGTTCCTGGGCGGCCAGTACGACAAGGACATGGTCACCGGTGCCGTGGCCCTGGCGGAGTTCGCCCACATCGTCGCCGAGAAGTACCCGGTCAACATCGCGCTGCACACGGACCACTGCCCCAAGGACAAGCTCGACGGGTATGTGCGTCCGCTGCTCTCCATCTCCGAGGAGCGGGTGTCCCGCGGTGAGAACCCGCTCTTCCAGTCCCATATGTGGGACGGCTCCGCGGAGACCCTCGCCGACAACCTGAAGATCGCCCAGGAGCTGCTGGAGCGCACCCGCGCCGCCCGGATCATCCTCGAGGTGGAGATCACCCCGACCGGTGGCGAGGAGGACGGCGTCTCCCACGAGATCAACGACTCCCTCTACACCACGCCCGAGGACGCGATCCGCACCGCCGAGGCGCTGGGCCTGGGCGACAAGGGCCGCTATCTGCTGGCCGCGTCCTTCGGCAATGTGCACGGCGTCTACAAGCCGGGCAATGTCGTCCTGCGCCCCGAGCTGCTGAAGGACCTGAACGAGGGCGTCGCCGCCAAGTTCGGCCGGCCGGCCGGCAGCCAGCCGTTCGACTTCGTCTTCCACGGCGGTTCCGGCTCGACCGAGCAGGAGATCCTGACGGCGCTGGAGAACGGCGTGGTCAAGATGAACATCGACACCGACACCCAGTACGCCTTCACGCGTCCGGTCGCCGACCACATGTTCAGGAACTACGACGGCGTGCTGAAGGTCGACGGCGAGGTCGGCTCCAAGAAGACCTATGACCCGCGCACCTGGGGCAAGCTCGCGGAGACGTCGATGGCCAAGCGTGTCATCGAGGCCTGCGGCAACCTCCGGTCGAGCGGTACGAAGATCAAGTAA
- a CDS encoding MFS transporter — MAVPVRRTPAVRISSATGKWILLTTVLGSSMTLLDSTVVNVALPRIGKDLDADLAALQWTVNAYLVTLAGLILLGGALGDRFGRRKVFVVGVVWFAGASLLCGLSPDATFLVAARALQGVGGALLTPGSLALIQASFHPDDRARAVGLWSGFGGIGAAAGPFLGGWLVDGPGWRWVFLLNVPLALLCAPVAVRHVPESGGESAPAEAGRGRGRFDVLGAALGALALALVTYALTEAPNGSRTVAAVTAAAGVAAGVAFVQVERRRAAPMMPLDIFASRTFTAVNLVTLCVYAAFGGFFFLTALQLQVVAGYSPLRAGAALLPTTVLMLLFSARSGSLAKRIGPRIPLTVGPLLCATGMLLMLRVGKHASYAGDVLPALLVMGAGMVTLVAPLTATLLASVDTARAGLASGINNAAARAAGLVAVAALPLLTGMGPEAPQVPDAFDAAFRRAMPLCAAVLVAGAVLALATVRRPPEDGRGPECRTHGWVTAPPLEPRRGPRTSGPGGTR; from the coding sequence ATGGCCGTCCCCGTGCGCCGAACCCCCGCCGTCAGGATCTCCTCCGCCACCGGGAAGTGGATCCTTCTGACCACGGTGCTCGGCTCCAGCATGACCCTGCTGGACTCCACCGTCGTCAATGTCGCCCTGCCCCGCATCGGCAAGGACCTCGACGCGGATCTCGCCGCCCTCCAGTGGACCGTCAACGCCTATCTGGTCACGCTCGCCGGGCTGATCCTCCTCGGCGGTGCCCTCGGCGACCGCTTCGGCCGGCGCAAGGTCTTCGTCGTCGGAGTGGTCTGGTTCGCCGGTGCCTCCCTGCTCTGCGGACTGTCCCCGGACGCGACGTTCCTGGTCGCCGCGCGTGCCCTCCAGGGCGTCGGCGGCGCCCTGCTGACCCCCGGCTCGCTCGCGCTCATCCAGGCGTCCTTCCATCCGGACGACCGTGCGCGGGCGGTCGGTCTGTGGTCCGGCTTCGGCGGCATCGGCGCCGCCGCCGGCCCGTTCCTCGGCGGCTGGCTGGTGGACGGGCCCGGCTGGCGCTGGGTCTTCCTGCTCAATGTCCCGCTGGCTCTGCTGTGCGCGCCCGTCGCCGTCAGACATGTACCGGAGTCCGGCGGGGAGAGTGCTCCGGCCGAAGCCGGGCGGGGCCGCGGACGCTTCGACGTCCTCGGCGCCGCGCTGGGCGCCCTGGCCCTCGCCCTGGTCACCTACGCGCTGACCGAGGCACCGAACGGCTCCCGGACCGTGGCCGCCGTCACCGCGGCCGCGGGCGTGGCGGCGGGCGTCGCCTTCGTCCAGGTCGAGAGGCGCCGCGCCGCCCCGATGATGCCGCTGGACATCTTCGCCTCCCGCACCTTCACGGCGGTCAATCTGGTGACCCTCTGTGTCTACGCGGCCTTCGGCGGCTTCTTCTTCCTCACCGCGCTCCAGCTCCAGGTGGTGGCGGGCTACTCCCCGCTGCGGGCCGGTGCGGCTCTGCTGCCCACCACCGTGCTGATGCTGCTCTTCTCGGCCCGCTCGGGTTCCCTCGCCAAGCGGATCGGCCCGCGCATTCCGCTCACCGTGGGGCCCCTGCTGTGCGCGACGGGCATGCTGCTGATGCTGCGCGTCGGGAAACATGCCTCGTACGCCGGCGACGTGCTGCCCGCGCTGCTGGTCATGGGCGCGGGAATGGTCACCCTGGTGGCACCGCTGACCGCCACCCTGCTCGCCTCGGTGGACACCGCCAGGGCGGGCCTGGCCAGCGGCATCAACAACGCGGCGGCCCGCGCGGCCGGCCTGGTCGCGGTGGCCGCGCTGCCGCTGCTCACCGGGATGGGCCCCGAGGCGCCTCAGGTGCCGGATGCGTTCGACGCCGCCTTCCGCCGGGCGATGCCGCTGTGCGCGGCCGTCCTGGTGGCCGGGGCGGTGCTGGCCCTCGCGACCGTGCGCCGCCCTCCGGAGGACGGCCGCGGTCCCGAGTGCCGCACCCACGGCTGGGTCACGGCGCCGCCCCTGGAGCCCCGGCGGGGGCCCCGGACCTCCGGCCCCGGCGGGACCCGATGA